In Amycolatopsis jiangsuensis, the following proteins share a genomic window:
- a CDS encoding amidohydrolase, whose amino-acid sequence MTNDSTTLLLGGRIYTPSSSDATAMAVSGGTVVWAGQDAPARALHPDAEVVDLGGAFVTPAFVDAHVHATATGLHLAGLDLTTVRSAAGLLAAVREAVVPGQVLLAHGWDESTWADPRLPSRAELDDAAGGAPVYLSRVDVHSALVSSALTALTPGIDSVPGWSADGPLTRDAHHRVRAATRAAVTRDQRQAAQRTFLRTAAARGIVSVHECGGPDIGGAEDFTDLLALAAHPGLPEVVGYWGELGADRARALGARGAAGDLFADGALGSRTAALTSPYTDDPTTSGARYADATAIGDHLAACTEAGLQAGFHVIGDAAAAEVLEGFRLAEKQVGQRALAARHHRLEHLEMVTADQARVFAEWGVIASVQPLFDQAWGGTSGMYAERLGTERAAAMNPFAALAAEGVVLAFGSDTPVTALDPWAAVRAAVHHRTPQSRLSARAAFTAHTRAGHRAAGVNDGVTGSLVPGAPAHYAIWDATDLVVATADTRVQRWSTDPRSGVPPLPRLEPDSPLPRCLRTVRGGTVLYDEFTPAS is encoded by the coding sequence GTGACGAACGACAGCACCACGCTCCTGCTCGGCGGCCGCATCTACACCCCGTCCTCCTCCGACGCGACGGCGATGGCGGTGTCCGGCGGCACGGTCGTGTGGGCCGGGCAGGACGCGCCTGCCCGGGCACTGCACCCGGACGCCGAGGTGGTCGACCTCGGCGGCGCCTTCGTCACCCCCGCCTTCGTCGACGCCCATGTGCACGCGACCGCCACCGGACTGCACCTGGCCGGCCTCGACCTCACCACCGTGCGCAGCGCCGCCGGCCTGCTCGCCGCGGTACGCGAAGCGGTCGTCCCCGGCCAGGTGCTGCTCGCACACGGCTGGGACGAGTCCACCTGGGCCGACCCGCGCCTGCCCAGCCGGGCCGAACTGGACGACGCCGCCGGTGGCGCCCCGGTCTACCTGAGCCGCGTGGACGTGCACTCCGCGCTGGTCTCGAGCGCGCTGACCGCACTGACCCCGGGCATCGACTCCGTGCCCGGGTGGTCCGCCGACGGCCCGCTGACTCGCGACGCACACCACCGCGTCCGTGCCGCGACCCGCGCCGCGGTGACCCGGGACCAGCGTCAAGCCGCCCAGCGCACGTTCCTCCGTACCGCGGCGGCGCGCGGCATCGTGTCGGTGCACGAATGCGGCGGCCCGGACATCGGCGGCGCCGAGGACTTCACCGACCTGCTCGCTCTCGCCGCGCACCCGGGGCTGCCCGAAGTGGTCGGCTACTGGGGCGAACTCGGCGCGGACCGCGCGCGTGCGCTCGGCGCCCGGGGCGCGGCGGGCGACCTGTTCGCCGACGGCGCACTCGGCTCCCGCACCGCGGCGCTGACCAGCCCGTACACCGACGACCCGACGACCTCCGGCGCCCGCTACGCCGACGCCACCGCGATCGGCGACCACCTCGCCGCCTGCACCGAAGCCGGCCTCCAGGCAGGCTTCCACGTGATCGGCGACGCGGCCGCCGCCGAGGTGCTGGAAGGGTTCCGGCTCGCCGAGAAACAGGTCGGCCAGCGGGCGCTCGCTGCCCGGCACCACCGGCTCGAGCACCTGGAGATGGTCACCGCCGACCAGGCCCGCGTGTTCGCCGAATGGGGCGTCATCGCGTCCGTGCAACCGCTGTTCGACCAGGCCTGGGGCGGGACCTCCGGGATGTACGCCGAGCGGCTCGGCACGGAACGCGCCGCGGCGATGAACCCGTTCGCCGCGCTCGCCGCCGAAGGGGTCGTACTCGCGTTCGGCAGCGACACTCCGGTGACCGCTCTCGATCCGTGGGCCGCTGTCCGCGCAGCGGTGCACCACCGGACCCCACAGTCCCGGCTGTCGGCCCGGGCGGCGTTCACCGCGCACACCCGCGCCGGGCATCGCGCGGCCGGAGTCAACGACGGGGTGACCGGCAGCCTCGTGCCCGGCGCTCCGGCACACTACGCGATCTGGGACGCCACCGACCTCGTCGTCGCCACCGCGGACACCCGCGTGCAGCGCTGGTCCACCGATCCACGCTCCGGCGTGCCCCCGCTGCCGCGGCTGGAACCGGACAGCCCGCTGCCGCGCTGCCTGCGCACCGTCCGCGGCGGGACGGTCCTCTACGACGAGTTCACGCCCGCCTCCTAA
- a CDS encoding KamA family radical SAM protein: MTAIQEPVPTAAAPDQPYEYARTELVEPDWRRFPGWQDVTDAEWRDAQWQRVHCVRNVRQLRALMGDLLEERFYEDLVADQRDMATMSMLVPPQMLNTMAPTAGTDPAKVTEAFYADPIRRYMMPVRSDRDPVSPSHPHSERDSLHEAEMWVVEGLTHRYPTKVLAELISTCPQYCGHCTRMDLVGNSTEQVQKHKLELKPVDRQDAMIDYLKRTPGVRDVVVSGGDVANVPWPQLESFLMRLMDIETVRDIRLATKALAALPQHWLQPKVTEGLQRVALTAQRRGVNLAIHTHVNHAQSVTPLVAEAARTALEVGVRDVRNQGVLMRGVNATPAALLDLCFALQGEANILPYYFYMCDMIPNAEHWRVSVHEAQQLQHAIMGYLPGYATPRIVCDVPYVGKRWVHQLADYDRERGISYWTKNYRTGIELDDPEALQRQYPYYDPISTLPEAGKRWWAEQSG; the protein is encoded by the coding sequence ATGACTGCGATCCAGGAACCTGTGCCGACTGCCGCCGCCCCCGACCAGCCGTACGAGTACGCGCGCACCGAGTTGGTGGAACCCGATTGGCGCCGCTTCCCCGGCTGGCAGGACGTCACCGACGCCGAGTGGCGGGACGCGCAGTGGCAGCGGGTGCACTGTGTACGCAACGTCCGGCAGCTGCGCGCGCTGATGGGTGACCTGCTGGAGGAGCGCTTCTACGAGGACCTGGTCGCCGACCAGCGCGACATGGCCACCATGTCGATGCTGGTGCCGCCCCAGATGCTCAACACGATGGCGCCCACCGCGGGCACCGACCCGGCGAAGGTGACCGAGGCGTTCTACGCCGATCCGATCCGCCGGTACATGATGCCGGTGCGCAGCGACCGGGACCCGGTGTCGCCGAGCCATCCGCATTCGGAGCGGGACTCCCTGCACGAGGCGGAGATGTGGGTGGTCGAGGGGCTCACCCACCGCTACCCGACCAAGGTGCTGGCCGAGCTGATCTCGACCTGCCCACAGTACTGCGGGCACTGCACCCGGATGGACCTGGTCGGCAACTCCACCGAGCAGGTCCAGAAGCACAAACTGGAACTCAAGCCGGTGGACCGGCAGGACGCGATGATCGACTACCTCAAGCGCACCCCCGGGGTGCGGGACGTGGTGGTCTCCGGCGGCGACGTGGCGAACGTGCCGTGGCCGCAGCTGGAGTCGTTCCTGATGCGGCTGATGGACATCGAGACGGTGCGGGACATCCGGCTCGCCACGAAGGCGCTGGCCGCGTTGCCGCAGCACTGGCTGCAGCCGAAGGTGACCGAAGGCCTGCAGCGGGTGGCGCTCACCGCTCAGCGGCGCGGGGTCAACCTGGCCATCCACACGCACGTCAACCACGCCCAGTCGGTCACCCCGCTGGTGGCCGAGGCGGCGCGGACGGCGCTGGAGGTCGGGGTCCGCGACGTGCGGAACCAGGGCGTGCTGATGCGCGGCGTCAACGCGACCCCGGCCGCGTTGCTGGACCTGTGTTTCGCGCTGCAGGGCGAGGCGAACATCCTGCCGTACTACTTCTACATGTGCGACATGATCCCGAACGCGGAGCACTGGCGGGTCTCGGTGCACGAGGCCCAGCAGCTGCAGCACGCGATCATGGGCTACCTGCCCGGCTACGCGACCCCACGCATCGTGTGCGACGTGCCCTACGTCGGGAAGCGGTGGGTGCACCAGCTCGCCGACTACGACCGCGAGCGCGGCATCTCGTACTGGACGAAGAACTACCGCACCGGCATCGAACTGGACGATCCGGAGGCGCTGCAGCGGCAGTACCCCTACTACGACCCGATCTCCACCCTTCCCGAGGCCGGGAAGCGGTGGTGGGCCGAGCAGTCCGGCTGA
- a CDS encoding DUF6518 family protein: MTAAEESSTQPDTAARRAVVTKAIVAAAAGLLLGGLTSYAQAVMPHVLASLANSASGWTLVTVLVVWLLREKTAPSAVFGLVVFVALVLGYAAAASLRGFFYDPVMFGVIAVVAGPFVGAATSWLRRRCWRAALGSALLAGIALGECLYGMTVVADTTSWVYWTLIGVAGVVLLAVVLARRAGDALCAVTGVAATVVVACVFFLSYRML, translated from the coding sequence ATGACAGCCGCCGAGGAGAGCTCCACTCAGCCGGACACGGCGGCCAGGCGCGCGGTGGTGACGAAGGCGATCGTGGCCGCCGCCGCGGGTCTGCTGCTCGGTGGCCTGACGTCGTATGCCCAGGCCGTAATGCCCCACGTGCTGGCGTCACTGGCGAATTCGGCCAGCGGCTGGACGCTCGTGACCGTCCTCGTGGTCTGGCTGCTGCGGGAGAAGACCGCACCTTCGGCGGTGTTCGGCCTGGTGGTCTTCGTTGCGCTGGTGCTCGGCTACGCGGCGGCGGCCTCCCTGCGGGGGTTCTTCTACGACCCGGTGATGTTCGGCGTGATCGCAGTGGTGGCCGGACCGTTCGTCGGTGCCGCCACCTCCTGGTTGCGACGCCGGTGTTGGCGTGCGGCGCTGGGGTCCGCGCTGCTGGCCGGGATCGCGCTCGGCGAATGTCTCTACGGGATGACCGTGGTGGCGGACACGACGAGCTGGGTGTATTGGACCCTGATCGGTGTCGCCGGCGTCGTGCTGCTCGCCGTGGTGCTCGCGCGCCGGGCCGGCGACGCGCTCTGCGCCGTGACCGGAGTCGCGGCGACGGTCGTCGTCGCGTGCGTCTTTTTCCTCTCCTACCGGATGTTGTGA
- a CDS encoding GNAT family N-acetyltransferase, which translates to MALRDTVLATARLRLTTWSPSDLDDLAALHADPEAMRHLRTGPQTRSATAKRLGVFIAEHERRGWSKWRVETTDGEFVGRAGFGTAHGTGHRELGYLLARPAWGAGFATELAQALKDWHEAHPSPGVAPPLRGYVYPANVASRRVLEKAGFRLLRDQDGELVYETGCGS; encoded by the coding sequence ATGGCGCTTCGCGACACCGTGCTCGCCACGGCGCGGTTGCGGCTGACCACCTGGTCGCCCTCGGACCTGGACGACCTCGCCGCACTGCACGCGGACCCCGAAGCGATGCGGCACTTGCGAACCGGGCCGCAAACCCGGTCGGCCACGGCGAAGCGGCTCGGCGTCTTCATCGCCGAGCACGAACGCCGTGGCTGGTCGAAGTGGCGGGTGGAGACCACTGACGGCGAGTTCGTGGGACGCGCGGGTTTCGGCACCGCCCACGGCACCGGGCACCGCGAACTGGGCTACCTGCTGGCGCGTCCGGCGTGGGGCGCCGGCTTCGCCACGGAGCTGGCGCAAGCGCTGAAGGACTGGCATGAGGCGCATCCGTCGCCGGGGGTCGCGCCGCCACTGCGCGGGTACGTCTACCCGGCCAACGTGGCCAGTCGCCGTGTCCTGGAGAAAGCCGGGTTCCGGCTGCTTCGCGACCAAGACGGGGAACTGGTGTACGAAACCGGCTGCGGGAGCTGA
- a CDS encoding AurF N-oxygenase family protein gives MTSADVHSSVRGDTARRLLDSSETLSYDPVHEVDWETPLDKDFHGASPEWSTLYGTSYWAEMTPEQQKELTRQEAASVASTGIWFEMILQQMVLRDFYAKDPTDPSFQWALTEIADECRHSIMFARGAEKLGAPPYRPRRTAVELGRVFKATANGEAAYAAILVAEEVLDVMQRDWMRDERVVPFVRTINNIHVVEESRHMKFAREETRERLEGAGRLRRQYNALVVSIASYFIVSSMVNRSVYAHAGLDTRRAVREAKANEHHKAMLRSSCAGLMEFLASCGLLTKAATVFYKRANLI, from the coding sequence ATGACCAGCGCCGATGTGCACTCCTCCGTTCGCGGGGACACCGCGCGGCGGCTGCTCGACTCGTCCGAGACGCTGTCCTACGACCCGGTCCACGAGGTGGACTGGGAAACCCCGCTGGACAAGGATTTCCACGGGGCGAGCCCGGAGTGGAGCACGCTCTACGGCACGAGCTACTGGGCCGAGATGACCCCGGAGCAGCAGAAGGAACTGACCCGCCAGGAGGCGGCGTCGGTCGCCAGCACCGGGATCTGGTTCGAGATGATCCTGCAGCAGATGGTGCTGCGGGACTTCTACGCCAAGGACCCGACCGATCCGTCGTTCCAGTGGGCGCTGACCGAGATCGCCGACGAATGCCGGCACTCGATCATGTTCGCCCGCGGTGCCGAAAAGCTCGGCGCTCCCCCCTACCGGCCGCGCCGGACGGCGGTCGAACTCGGCCGCGTCTTCAAGGCGACGGCCAACGGCGAAGCCGCGTACGCCGCGATCCTCGTCGCCGAAGAGGTCCTCGACGTGATGCAGCGCGACTGGATGCGCGACGAGCGCGTGGTGCCGTTCGTGCGCACGATCAACAACATCCACGTGGTCGAGGAGTCCCGGCACATGAAGTTCGCCCGGGAGGAGACCCGGGAACGGCTCGAGGGCGCGGGCCGGCTCCGCCGCCAGTACAACGCGCTGGTCGTGTCCATCGCCTCGTACTTCATCGTCAGCAGCATGGTCAACCGCAGCGTGTACGCGCACGCCGGCCTCGACACGCGGCGCGCGGTGCGCGAAGCCAAGGCGAACGAGCACCACAAGGCGATGCTGCGCTCCAGCTGCGCGGGCCTGATGGAGTTCCTCGCCTCCTGCGGTCTGCTGACCAAGGCCGCGACCGTGTTCTACAAGCGGGCGAACCTGATCTGA
- a CDS encoding FAD-dependent oxidoreductase: protein MAYAITQTCCNDASCVAVCPVNCIHPAPGEPGFGTTDMLYVDPATCIDCGACADACPVDAIFPADLLTGPLEVYAGINAEYFAGREPAAVADPAPNFHQWGPPSFEHPIPSDFAPPDVAVVGTGPAGMYAVEDLLLHTNARVTLIDRLPVAGGLVRYGVAPDHPATKRIGETFARFHRHPRLRMRLGVEVGRDVSIDELAGRHDAVLYAVGASSARSLGLEGEQLPGSVAATTVVAWYNGHPDVPEDAVDLSSERVVVIGTGNVALDVARILTADPDDLAGTSIAPHALERLRSSKVREVVLLARRGPGDAAYTTPELLALAQRTSVPLVVDSEDSRTTAAIDAGEGKARLLRGLDREAVDWTVPPAGEGRRIVLRFHSASSAVTGDTQVRGLRVSGADGPVEISADQVVRAVGYRGKPVPGLPFDEASGTIPNTSGRVHDRAGAYVVGWIKRGPSGGIGANRTCARETVATLLDDITSGRLPVRTSSPISRLRKRLARTH from the coding sequence ATGGCGTACGCGATCACCCAGACCTGCTGCAACGACGCTTCCTGCGTCGCGGTTTGCCCGGTCAACTGCATCCACCCGGCGCCGGGCGAACCCGGCTTCGGCACCACGGACATGCTCTACGTCGACCCCGCGACCTGCATCGACTGCGGGGCCTGCGCGGACGCCTGCCCGGTGGACGCGATCTTCCCGGCCGACCTGCTCACCGGGCCACTCGAGGTGTACGCGGGCATCAACGCCGAGTACTTCGCCGGCCGGGAACCGGCCGCCGTGGCGGACCCGGCGCCGAACTTCCACCAGTGGGGACCGCCGTCGTTCGAGCATCCGATCCCGAGCGATTTCGCACCGCCGGACGTGGCCGTGGTCGGCACCGGCCCGGCCGGGATGTACGCGGTCGAGGACCTGCTGCTGCACACGAACGCGCGGGTCACGCTGATCGACCGGCTACCGGTCGCCGGCGGGCTCGTGCGCTACGGCGTGGCACCGGATCATCCGGCCACGAAACGGATCGGCGAGACCTTCGCGCGCTTCCACCGTCATCCGCGGCTGCGGATGCGGCTGGGTGTCGAGGTGGGCCGGGACGTGAGCATCGACGAGCTGGCCGGGCGGCACGACGCGGTGCTCTACGCGGTCGGGGCGTCGTCCGCGCGCAGCCTCGGGCTCGAGGGCGAGCAGCTGCCGGGCAGCGTCGCCGCGACGACCGTGGTCGCCTGGTACAACGGCCACCCCGACGTACCCGAGGACGCGGTCGACCTGTCCTCCGAACGCGTCGTGGTGATCGGTACCGGCAACGTCGCGCTGGACGTGGCGCGGATCCTGACCGCCGATCCCGACGACCTGGCCGGTACCTCGATCGCCCCGCACGCTCTCGAGCGACTGCGGTCGAGCAAGGTGCGTGAGGTGGTGCTCCTCGCCCGGCGCGGCCCGGGCGACGCCGCGTACACCACCCCGGAACTGCTCGCGCTCGCGCAGCGGACGAGCGTGCCGCTCGTCGTGGACAGCGAGGATTCCCGTACCACTGCGGCGATTGACGCCGGCGAAGGCAAGGCGAGGCTGCTGCGCGGACTGGACCGCGAGGCGGTGGACTGGACCGTGCCGCCGGCCGGCGAAGGCCGCCGGATCGTCCTGCGGTTCCACTCCGCGTCATCGGCCGTCACGGGCGACACCCAGGTGCGCGGGCTGCGGGTGAGCGGGGCCGACGGACCGGTCGAAATCTCCGCGGACCAGGTCGTGCGCGCAGTCGGCTACCGCGGAAAACCAGTGCCCGGCCTGCCGTTCGACGAGGCGTCCGGGACCATCCCGAATACCTCGGGCCGGGTACACGACCGCGCCGGCGCCTACGTGGTCGGCTGGATCAAGCGCGGCCCGTCGGGCGGGATCGGCGCGAACCGCACCTGTGCCCGCGAGACGGTGGCGACGCTGCTCGACGACATCACCTCCGGCCGGCTCCCCGTACGGACTTCCTCACCGATCAGCCGGCTGCGAAAGCGCCTGGCCCGCACCCACTGA
- a CDS encoding GH25 family lysozyme: MNRTDPGHRRGRVWMALAVAALALPWTIATAGPAAAADYSKAAGNYAGSQIALHEGVAGSPARADLAVAQTLGHDVSGHQGAVDWKKAAGSGAQFAYVKATEGTGFVSPQFAQQYNGAHDAGLIRGAYHFARPDISGGAEQAAYFIAHGGGWGGDGTTLPGAVDLEYNPYGDACYGKSPADLTAWIDDFARTYLAKEHRSTVIYTSTSWWKRCTGNTAKFGDTNPLWLARYASEIGELPAGWDKQSIWQFASTGGLPGDQNYYNGPFGRVQALARGNSSSSEA; the protein is encoded by the coding sequence ATGAACCGGACCGATCCGGGACACCGGCGCGGACGGGTGTGGATGGCACTCGCCGTGGCCGCGCTGGCGCTGCCGTGGACGATCGCGACCGCGGGACCGGCCGCGGCCGCCGACTACTCGAAGGCCGCCGGGAACTACGCGGGATCGCAGATCGCCCTGCACGAAGGCGTGGCGGGCAGTCCGGCGCGGGCGGACCTGGCCGTGGCGCAGACCCTCGGGCACGACGTGAGCGGCCACCAGGGCGCGGTGGACTGGAAGAAGGCGGCGGGCTCGGGCGCCCAGTTCGCCTACGTCAAGGCCACCGAGGGCACCGGGTTCGTCAGCCCGCAGTTCGCCCAGCAGTACAACGGCGCGCACGACGCGGGCCTGATCCGCGGCGCGTACCACTTCGCCCGCCCGGATATCTCCGGCGGCGCCGAACAGGCCGCGTACTTCATCGCGCACGGCGGTGGCTGGGGCGGCGACGGCACGACCCTGCCGGGCGCGGTGGACCTCGAGTACAACCCGTATGGCGACGCCTGTTACGGCAAAAGCCCGGCGGACCTGACCGCGTGGATCGACGACTTCGCCCGCACCTACCTGGCGAAGGAGCACCGCAGCACGGTCATCTACACCTCGACCTCGTGGTGGAAGCGCTGCACCGGCAACACCGCCAAGTTCGGCGACACCAACCCACTGTGGCTCGCCCGCTACGCCTCGGAGATCGGCGAGCTGCCCGCGGGCTGGGACAAACAGAGCATCTGGCAGTTCGCCAGCACCGGTGGGCTGCCCGGCGACCAGAACTACTACAACGGCCCGTTCGGCCGCGTGCAAGCGCTGGCCCGCGGCAATTCGTCGTCGTCAGAGGCCTGA